Proteins encoded together in one Buchnera aphidicola (Cinara piceae) window:
- the lipA gene encoding lipoyl synthase, which yields MFQKKKINILHQKEKNTHHISTILSSNEFKSILKKPNWLKVRLPSNLYKINKIKNILKNNKLHSVCEEAHCPNLSECFNNGTATFMILGSICTRKCPFCAVKKGRALMVDTDEPRKIFDVILKLNLKYVVLTSVSRDDLKDGGAEHFSKCIYTIRKKKNIKIEILVPDFRGREKIALNKINKYPPDVFNHNIENVPRLYSSVRPGANYIKSLNLLYEFKKICPNIPTKSGLMLGLGEKKNEVISVLKDLKSVGVSIITMGQYMQPSKNHLLVKKYVQPKEFIIFRNIALSLGFSKVFSGPFVRSSYHADKQYL from the coding sequence ATGTTTCAGAAAAAAAAAATAAATATATTGCATCAAAAAGAAAAAAATACACATCACATATCTACAATTTTATCTTCTAATGAATTTAAATCTATTTTAAAAAAACCAAATTGGTTAAAAGTTAGATTACCTTCTAATTTATATAAAATTAATAAAATTAAAAATATATTAAAAAATAACAAACTTCATTCTGTATGTGAGGAAGCGCATTGTCCAAATTTATCAGAATGTTTTAATAATGGAACAGCGACATTTATGATATTAGGTTCTATATGTACTCGTAAATGCCCTTTTTGTGCAGTCAAAAAAGGAAGAGCTTTAATGGTAGATACTGATGAACCTAGAAAAATATTTGATGTTATTTTAAAATTAAATTTGAAATATGTTGTTTTAACATCTGTATCTAGAGACGATTTAAAGGATGGAGGAGCAGAACATTTTTCTAAATGTATTTATACAATTCGAAAAAAAAAAAATATAAAAATAGAAATTTTAGTTCCTGATTTTAGAGGTAGAGAAAAAATAGCATTAAATAAAATTAATAAATATCCTCCGGATGTATTTAATCATAACATTGAAAATGTTCCTAGATTATATTCGTCTGTACGCCCAGGAGCAAATTATATAAAATCTTTAAATTTATTATATGAATTTAAAAAAATATGTCCTAATATACCTACAAAATCTGGATTAATGTTAGGTTTAGGTGAAAAAAAGAATGAAGTTATTTCTGTATTAAAAGATTTAAAATCAGTAGGTGTATCAATTATTACAATGGGGCAATATATGCAACCTAGTAAAAATCATTTATTAGTAAAAAAATATGTTCAACCTAAAGAATTTATAATTTTTCGAAATATAGCATTATCATTAGGTTTTTCCAAAGTTTTTTCAGGTCCTTTTGTTAGATCTTCTTATCATGCTGATAAACAATATCTATAA
- the trpA gene encoding tryptophan synthase subunit alpha has translation MKSRYTSLFQNLSLNKECCFIPFIVLGDPSINISLEIIDILITNGADALELGIPFSDPIADGVVIQNSHIRALNNNITIKQCFDIIFNIRKKYPNIPIGLLTYSNIIFCQKLPVFYSLCRSIEIDSVLIADLPIEESYIFRKIANKNNISSIFICPHDANKKFIKRIAAVCKSYIYLVSRPGITGIQAVYPQKLLINIIKKLKKYNSPPIIQGFGIYKASQIKNIINSGVQGIICGSRIIKIIENNLFNKNKMFKKIAKIVKIFKKETIY, from the coding sequence ATGAAATCAAGATATACATCTTTATTCCAAAACCTATCTTTAAACAAAGAGTGTTGTTTTATACCATTTATAGTATTAGGAGATCCTTCAATAAATATTTCTTTAGAAATTATTGATATTCTAATTACAAATGGTGCTGATGCATTAGAGTTAGGAATACCTTTTTCAGATCCTATAGCAGATGGAGTAGTTATACAAAATTCACATATTAGAGCATTAAATAATAATATAACGATTAAACAATGTTTTGATATTATATTTAATATAAGAAAAAAATATCCTAATATACCTATTGGATTATTAACCTACTCGAATATTATTTTTTGTCAAAAATTACCAGTTTTTTATTCATTATGTCGTTCAATTGAAATTGATTCTGTTTTAATTGCTGATCTTCCAATAGAGGAATCATATATTTTTCGTAAAATAGCAAATAAAAATAATATATCATCAATATTTATTTGCCCTCATGATGCAAATAAAAAGTTTATTAAAAGAATTGCTGCTGTTTGTAAAAGTTATATATATCTTGTATCAAGACCCGGAATTACTGGAATACAAGCAGTATACCCGCAAAAATTATTAATAAATATAATAAAAAAATTAAAAAAATATAACTCACCTCCTATTATACAAGGGTTTGGTATTTATAAAGCAAGTCAAATTAAAAATATTATAAACAGCGGGGTACAAGGTATTATATGTGGTTCACGTATTATTAAAATAATAGAAAATAATTTATTTAATAAAAATAAAATGTTTAAAAAAATAGCAAAAATAGTAAAAATTTTTAAAAAAGAGACAATATATTAG
- the sppA gene encoding signal peptide peptidase SppA, producing the protein MQKILKFVLQTFKYINKLLNIIKEIFLHTVLLVIIGITIWVALHFKKHTNAPIPSIKPKLLIVSLTSKIEEISVSEALTNKYNASLSKKKEDEEKITSIFEITDKIEQAKNDPEIVGLMLRADDRFSSNQVVLEYIGKKINEFKESKKPVVTIGRCYSQGAYYLASFSDKIFLSQEGNIQINGISTSKIYLKKFLDKFHINMNVFKIGKYKSAVEPFLRNSPSKENKKIEQDIIQYKWKKFVQDIAHNRNIPIREICPNPDEITKYLQKHNNNYAKYALHYNLVDYLVDKNSVNKYLIDMFYKKSNDTDYETIDIHDYKIKKKITDSSPNKIAIILANGVIGSNINAVNAMNVRSVADQIYIAKHDKNVKAVVLRINSPGGNVEISEIMRKKLLELHKHKKPLIISMGDVAASGGYWIATAGDYIFAHKTTLTGSIGIFSVVPTLEKILSTLGITNQIIDTKYNSSYNLFNSLSEQYKKKMNLEISNGYNKFITIVAKARHKSIDEISDIAQGRVWMGANAKKVGLVDEIGDIDSAVKKAAQLANVKDYNVLWLDTDYSLINFLKEKINLLTTNVLKNVLYTFVSKELINKISIFYNNIFYITNIFEFNQLMSLYYDDYKIK; encoded by the coding sequence ATGCAGAAAATTTTAAAATTCGTATTGCAAACATTTAAATATATAAATAAGTTATTAAACATAATAAAAGAGATATTTTTACACACAGTGTTGTTAGTAATAATTGGCATAACAATTTGGGTAGCTTTGCATTTTAAAAAACATACTAACGCCCCAATTCCAAGTATAAAACCAAAATTATTAATAGTAAGTTTAACCAGTAAAATAGAAGAGATATCAGTTTCAGAAGCTTTAACAAATAAATATAATGCATCTCTTTCAAAAAAAAAAGAGGATGAAGAAAAAATTACTTCTATTTTTGAAATTACTGACAAAATTGAACAAGCAAAAAATGATCCTGAAATTGTTGGATTGATGTTAAGAGCAGATGATCGTTTTTCTAGTAATCAAGTAGTTTTAGAATATATTGGAAAAAAAATAAATGAATTTAAAGAATCTAAAAAACCTGTTGTCACTATAGGAAGATGTTATTCACAGGGAGCATATTATTTAGCAAGTTTTTCAGATAAAATTTTCTTATCACAAGAAGGAAATATTCAAATAAATGGAATTTCTACTAGTAAAATATATTTAAAAAAATTTTTAGATAAATTTCATATAAACATGAATGTATTTAAAATAGGGAAATATAAATCTGCTGTTGAACCGTTTTTAAGAAATTCACCATCAAAAGAAAATAAAAAAATAGAACAAGATATAATCCAATATAAATGGAAAAAATTTGTACAAGATATAGCACATAATAGAAACATTCCAATTAGAGAAATATGTCCTAATCCTGATGAGATAACAAAATATTTACAAAAACATAATAATAATTATGCAAAATATGCATTACATTATAATTTAGTAGATTATCTTGTGGATAAAAATAGTGTTAATAAATATTTAATTGATATGTTTTATAAAAAAAGCAATGATACTGATTATGAAACAATTGATATTCATGATTATAAAATAAAGAAAAAAATAACAGATTCAAGTCCTAATAAAATTGCAATAATACTAGCTAATGGAGTTATTGGAAGTAATATTAATGCAGTTAATGCTATGAATGTTAGATCTGTTGCGGATCAAATATATATTGCAAAACATGATAAAAATGTTAAAGCGGTAGTATTGAGAATTAATAGTCCAGGTGGTAACGTTGAAATTTCAGAAATAATGAGAAAAAAATTACTTGAATTACATAAACATAAAAAACCGCTAATAATTTCTATGGGAGATGTTGCTGCTTCTGGAGGTTATTGGATTGCTACAGCAGGTGATTATATTTTTGCACATAAAACAACATTAACTGGTTCTATTGGTATTTTTTCTGTTGTTCCTACTTTAGAAAAAATATTATCTACTTTAGGTATAACCAATCAAATAATAGATACAAAATATAATAGTAGTTATAATTTATTTAATAGTCTTTCAGAGCAATATAAGAAGAAAATGAATTTAGAAATTTCTAATGGATACAATAAATTTATTACAATTGTAGCTAAAGCACGTCACAAATCAATAGATGAAATAAGTGATATTGCGCAAGGACGAGTATGGATGGGAGCAAATGCAAAAAAAGTAGGATTAGTTGATGAAATTGGTGATATAGATTCCGCTGTTAAGAAAGCCGCGCAATTAGCTAATGTTAAAGATTATAATGTATTATGGTTAGACACTGACTATTCGTTAATTAATTTTCTAAAAGAAAAAATAAATTTATTAACAACAAATGTATTGAAAAATGTTTTATATACTTTTGTATCTAAAGAACTTATCAATAAAATATCTATTTTTTATAACAACATCTTTTATATAACTAATATATTTGAATTTAATCAATTAATGTCTCTTTATTACGATGATTATAAAATAAAATAA
- the yciA gene encoding acyl-CoA thioester hydrolase YciA, translated as MLKNKNVDIVCDKNLMLKTIAMPAHKNVNGNIFGGWIMSQMDIGGGILAKEISKGKVSTVYVKYINFLKPISAGDIVNCYARCIKIGNTSITIEIEVWVKKINSCSFSLLYCTNTATFVYVAIDKYGKPRILPITNGI; from the coding sequence ATGTTAAAAAATAAAAATGTTGATATTGTATGTGATAAAAATTTAATGTTAAAAACAATTGCTATGCCTGCCCACAAAAATGTTAATGGAAATATTTTTGGAGGATGGATTATGTCTCAAATGGATATTGGAGGAGGTATTTTAGCTAAAGAAATTTCTAAAGGTAAAGTTTCTACTGTATATGTGAAATATATAAATTTTTTAAAACCAATATCAGCGGGAGATATAGTAAATTGTTATGCACGCTGCATTAAAATAGGTAATACTTCTATAACTATAGAAATAGAGGTTTGGGTTAAAAAAATAAATTCTTGTTCTTTCAGTTTATTATATTGTACAAATACTGCTACATTTGTTTATGTAGCTATAGATAAATATGGTAAACCTAGAATATTACCTATAACGAATGGTATATAA
- the trpD gene encoding anthranilate phosphoribosyltransferase — protein MKKILKKIYTGTCLTEKESFILFNHILYEKLNNIQISAILAIMASRTETYEEIIGARESVIQHMKYFPAPNYSISDIVGTGGDQKNSFNISTVSSIVAAAYGIKIVKMCNINSSSNSGSANLLQKLQVNLKISPKKSRKCLDQFNICFLFANFYLTSFKKISKIRSLLKTKTIFNILGPLLNPAKPTFALIGVYKKDLMPLYAKILSNLQYQRAIIVHSGGIDEATLYDNIYITEINNKKYTEYILSPKDFGLKKYSKNFILEKNEAENYTETIKLFKGIGEPVYVKTVAINVALLMKVLGYNNLSHNTLNILNFINSGKIYNFVLKLSKLFN, from the coding sequence ATGAAAAAAATTCTAAAAAAAATATACACTGGTACATGTTTAACTGAAAAAGAAAGTTTTATATTATTTAATCATATTTTATATGAAAAACTTAATAATATTCAAATATCTGCTATACTTGCCATTATGGCATCTCGAACAGAAACATATGAAGAAATTATAGGCGCAAGAGAATCAGTTATACAGCATATGAAATATTTTCCTGCACCTAATTATAGTATTTCTGATATTGTTGGTACGGGTGGTGATCAAAAAAACAGCTTTAACATATCTACAGTCAGTTCAATTGTTGCTGCTGCTTATGGAATAAAAATTGTAAAAATGTGTAATATAAACTCATCTAGTAATTCCGGATCTGCAAATTTATTACAAAAATTACAAGTAAATTTAAAAATATCACCTAAAAAATCACGAAAATGTCTTGATCAATTTAATATTTGTTTTTTATTTGCTAATTTTTATTTAACAAGTTTTAAAAAAATATCTAAAATTCGCAGTTTGTTAAAAACAAAAACGATTTTTAATATATTAGGTCCATTATTAAATCCTGCTAAACCTACTTTTGCATTAATAGGTGTATATAAAAAAGATTTAATGCCGTTGTATGCAAAAATATTATCTAATTTACAGTATCAAAGAGCTATTATTGTGCATAGTGGGGGTATAGATGAAGCTACATTATATGATAATATATATATAACAGAAATAAATAATAAAAAATATACAGAATATATTTTATCTCCTAAAGATTTTGGTTTAAAAAAATATTCTAAAAATTTTATTTTAGAAAAAAATGAAGCAGAAAATTATACAGAAACAATCAAATTATTTAAGGGTATAGGAGAGCCTGTATATGTAAAAACAGTAGCTATTAATGTAGCATTATTAATGAAAGTATTAGGATATAATAATCTATCTCATAATACATTAAATATTTTAAATTTTATTAATTCAGGTAAAATTTATAATTTTGTTCTTAAATTATCCAAATTATTTAATTAA
- the trpB gene encoding tryptophan synthase subunit beta, translating to MTILNPYFGKFGGMYVPQILIPALYELEKTFIEAKKDKKFKKKLNMLLHSYAGRPTPLTLCRNITKHTNTKIYLKREDLLHGGAHKTNQVLGQALLAKRMKKKNIIAETGAGQHGVASAIACSLLNLKCRIYMGEKDIQRQSQNVLRMKLLGAKVISVTSGSATLKDACNAAMRDWANSYSNSHYMIGTAAGPHPYPTIVKEYQKIIGKETKRQCLLKEKNLPDFVIACVGGGSNAIGIFSSFINDNAVKLVGVEPAGLGLHTGKHGSPIHDGKLGIYFGMKSYLMQNNDGQIQKSWSISAGLDFPSVGPEHAWLNYIKRVKYVTITDEEAVSSFLKLSRLEGIIPALESSHAIAYALKLMHKNPDKKQIIIVNLSGRGDKDLNTINNKIN from the coding sequence ATGACAATATTAAATCCTTATTTTGGAAAATTTGGTGGAATGTATGTCCCGCAAATTTTAATTCCAGCTTTATATGAATTAGAAAAAACATTTATTGAAGCAAAAAAAGATAAAAAATTTAAAAAAAAATTAAATATGTTATTACATTCTTATGCTGGAAGACCCACTCCATTAACATTATGTAGAAATATTACAAAACATACTAACACTAAAATTTATTTAAAAAGAGAAGATTTATTACATGGTGGGGCGCATAAAACTAATCAAGTATTAGGACAAGCATTATTAGCAAAAAGAATGAAAAAAAAAAATATTATCGCTGAAACGGGAGCTGGTCAACATGGGGTTGCTTCTGCTATAGCTTGTTCTTTATTAAATTTGAAATGTCGTATATATATGGGAGAAAAAGATATTCAAAGGCAATCACAAAATGTATTAAGAATGAAATTACTTGGTGCAAAAGTTATTTCAGTAACATCTGGGTCAGCAACACTTAAAGATGCTTGTAATGCTGCAATGAGAGATTGGGCAAATAGTTATTCTAATTCTCATTATATGATTGGTACTGCAGCTGGTCCTCATCCATATCCAACTATTGTTAAAGAATATCAAAAAATTATTGGAAAAGAAACTAAAAGACAATGTCTATTAAAAGAAAAAAACTTACCAGATTTTGTTATAGCTTGTGTTGGTGGTGGGTCTAATGCTATTGGAATATTTTCTTCTTTTATTAACGATAATGCTGTAAAATTAGTTGGAGTAGAACCTGCGGGTTTAGGTTTACATACAGGAAAACATGGTTCTCCTATACATGATGGGAAATTAGGAATTTATTTTGGAATGAAATCATATCTCATGCAAAATAATGATGGACAAATTCAAAAATCTTGGTCAATTTCAGCTGGTTTAGATTTTCCTTCCGTTGGACCAGAACATGCTTGGTTAAATTATATCAAAAGAGTTAAATATGTAACTATTACTGATGAAGAAGCAGTTAGTTCTTTTTTAAAATTATCAAGATTAGAAGGAATTATCCCTGCTTTAGAATCATCACATGCTATTGCATATGCATTAAAATTAATGCATAAAAATCCTGATAAAAAACAAATTATTATTGTTAATTTATCTGGTCGGGGTGATAAAGATCTTAATACTATTAATAATAAAATAAATTAA
- a CDS encoding pseudouridine synthase, with protein MKEKIQKILSNSGLGSRRSIEKKIRNKLIKINGKIVLLGERFIKKDIQYIILNNKKILLKTDIVKIIIYNKPIGEICTNKDQYNRITVFKKLPKLIDSKWISIGRLDMNTSGLLLFTNYGELAYRLMHPSYQIKREYLVRVFGKISKKKIFILKQGIKIGNSISKFNEIINLNYQKKNQWFKVSLLQGKNKEVRLLWLSVGIQVNRLIRIRYGKTVLPKNLKSGCFLELNSSAINNIFNSVNL; from the coding sequence ATGAAAGAAAAAATACAAAAAATATTATCTAATTCCGGATTAGGTTCACGTCGTAGTATTGAAAAAAAAATACGTAATAAACTAATTAAAATCAATGGAAAAATTGTATTATTAGGCGAACGATTTATAAAAAAAGATATTCAATATATTATTTTAAATAATAAAAAAATTTTATTAAAAACAGATATAGTAAAAATTATTATTTATAATAAACCAATTGGAGAAATATGTACTAATAAAGATCAATATAATAGAATTACTGTTTTTAAAAAATTACCTAAATTAATTGATTCTAAATGGATTAGTATTGGTAGATTAGATATGAATACTTCCGGTTTATTATTATTTACAAATTATGGTGAATTAGCATACAGATTAATGCACCCTAGTTATCAAATTAAAAGAGAATATTTAGTTAGGGTATTTGGTAAAATATCAAAAAAAAAAATTTTTATTTTAAAACAAGGAATTAAAATAGGTAATTCTATTTCAAAATTTAATGAAATTATTAATTTAAATTATCAAAAAAAAAATCAATGGTTTAAAGTATCATTATTACAAGGAAAAAATAAAGAAGTACGTTTATTATGGTTGTCTGTTGGTATACAAGTTAATCGATTAATTCGTATTCGCTATGGTAAAACCGTACTACCAAAAAATCTTAAATCTGGATGTTTTTTAGAATTAAATTCTAGTGCTATAAATAATATTTTTAATTCAGTAAATTTATAA
- a CDS encoding YciC family protein, with translation MLSNIYIIMYDTYQFFYKNIINIFVYSIISALINIFLQNIFSIKIIELSILYTSYFFKKESLFNIIYNMNINQKKVIFYIEFIKAFCSIISNFFLFISVLYLIYFISSSILKNIYYTIIKIFQSFFLCMPLLYLQFLLIGTKFNIFILPKVLLSLASFMSLIIFFIEKKNIFYSFIYSIKILLYNMYIIMPIILLNLIFRKLIFIFFKIFFMFPAYINIFLLNFFINIYFSYIIIYLFRFYIYSKVNNINN, from the coding sequence ATGTTGTCGAATATATATATTATAATGTATGATACATATCAATTTTTTTATAAGAATATAATAAATATATTCGTGTATTCCATTATAAGTGCATTAATAAATATTTTTTTACAAAATATTTTTAGTATCAAAATAATCGAATTATCTATTTTATATACAAGTTATTTTTTTAAAAAAGAATCTTTATTCAATATTATTTATAATATGAATATTAATCAAAAAAAAGTTATTTTTTATATAGAATTTATAAAAGCATTTTGTTCTATTATTAGCAATTTTTTTTTGTTTATATCTGTTTTATATTTAATATATTTTATTTCATCTTCTATTTTAAAAAATATTTATTATACAATAATAAAAATATTTCAATCTTTTTTTTTATGTATGCCTCTTTTATATTTACAATTTTTATTAATAGGAACTAAATTTAATATTTTTATATTACCTAAAGTATTATTATCTCTTGCATCTTTTATGTCTCTTATTATATTTTTTATAGAAAAAAAAAATATTTTTTATTCATTTATATATAGTATAAAAATACTTCTTTATAATATGTATATTATTATGCCGATTATTTTATTAAATTTAATATTTAGAAAATTAATTTTTATATTTTTTAAAATATTTTTTATGTTTCCAGCATATATAAATATTTTTTTATTAAATTTTTTTATAAATATATATTTTTCTTATATAATCATATATTTATTTAGATTTTATATTTATTCTAAAGTTAATAATATTAATAATTAA
- a CDS encoding inositol monophosphatase family protein: MNPILNIAIRAIRIGGKIITQNYDSKNITYHSEKKKNLYCINKIREKIFSTMHSIIYQSYPQHSIINIYSKKKIVFYADQWLINPLNGTMNFIQKIPHFCLSILIKEKNQTYISVIYDPIKNDLFTAIKGQGSQLNGFRTRCSEYNNIYNKIFAFYFKEKNTKNMYLYTLLTQYFLQEKISLRKTGCSILDLAYLSSGKINAYIGFNEKYLHIIFGELHIRESGALITDFIGGHDYIKSKLILAGQANILRYILKKTRILSNDYLKKTINNNSHIKNIKKI, encoded by the coding sequence ATGAATCCAATATTAAATATTGCAATTAGAGCCATTCGAATTGGTGGAAAAATTATTACTCAAAATTATGACTCAAAAAATATTACTTATCATTCTGAAAAAAAAAAAAATTTATATTGTATAAACAAAATAAGAGAAAAAATTTTTTCTACTATGCACTCTATTATATATCAATCATATCCTCAACATTCTATTATTAATATATATTCTAAAAAAAAAATTGTTTTTTATGCTGATCAATGGTTGATCAATCCTTTAAATGGAACAATGAATTTTATTCAAAAAATACCTCATTTTTGTTTATCTATTCTTATTAAAGAAAAAAACCAAACTTATATATCCGTTATTTATGATCCTATTAAAAATGATTTATTTACAGCTATTAAAGGGCAGGGATCACAATTAAATGGTTTTAGAACAAGATGTTCTGAATATAACAATATATATAATAAAATTTTTGCATTTTATTTTAAAGAAAAAAATACAAAAAATATGTATTTATACACTTTATTGACACAATATTTTTTACAAGAAAAAATATCTTTAAGGAAAACAGGATGTTCTATTCTAGATTTAGCATATTTATCTTCTGGAAAAATTAACGCTTATATTGGATTTAATGAGAAATATTTACATATTATTTTCGGGGAATTACATATTAGAGAATCAGGAGCACTAATAACTGATTTTATTGGAGGGCACGATTATATTAAAAGTAAATTAATATTGGCTGGTCAGGCTAATATTTTAAGATATATTTTAAAAAAAACACGTATACTAAGTAATGATTATTTAAAAAAAACAATTAATAATAATTCACATATAAAAAATATAAAAAAAATTTAA
- the trpCF gene encoding bifunctional indole-3-glycerol-phosphate synthase TrpC/phosphoribosylanthranilate isomerase TrpF, producing MKNNIISKILQSTYSWIQYKKNNLPLNSFYNKIKQSKNCFEKALKKNNPSFILECKKASPLNGVFKKNFNISKIIKIYNKYADVISIITEEKFFHGNFNYLLEAHNKTKKPLLCKDFFIDPYQIYYARYNKANAILLMLSILDDTQYIKLSNIAKSMNLGILTEIHTFNELKRALLLNASVIGINNRDLKNLSININNTRILAPLIPKNKIIICESGIDSYKSIRSLRSTVNGFLVGTHLMRSKNLEFSTRKLIYGDNKICGLTKNKDAHIADKSGCIYGGLIFVPESPRYINDQMCEKIIMNNLLRYIGVFCNEEDKNILIKVNKFNLYGVQLHGGENQEFIRRLKILLPKHVHIWKSISMNKNTIINNIVYINRYLLDNKKGGTGKTFDWNLIKKVNTSNMMLSGGLNLKNCFLASTLGFRGLDFNSGLEISPGIKDPKKIISAFKILRYFPKNKNLSN from the coding sequence ATGAAAAATAACATTATTTCTAAAATATTACAAAGTACATATAGCTGGATTCAATATAAAAAAAATAATTTACCTTTAAATTCTTTTTATAATAAGATCAAACAATCAAAAAATTGTTTTGAAAAAGCATTAAAAAAAAATAATCCATCATTTATATTAGAATGCAAAAAAGCATCACCATTAAATGGTGTATTTAAAAAAAATTTTAATATTTCAAAAATAATAAAAATCTATAATAAATATGCTGATGTTATTTCGATAATTACAGAAGAAAAATTTTTTCATGGTAATTTTAATTATTTATTAGAAGCGCATAATAAAACAAAAAAACCTTTATTATGTAAGGATTTTTTTATTGATCCATATCAAATATATTACGCGCGTTATAATAAAGCGAATGCAATTTTATTAATGTTATCTATTTTAGATGATACTCAATATATTAAATTATCAAATATTGCTAAAAGTATGAATTTAGGTATTTTAACAGAAATACACACATTTAATGAATTAAAGCGTGCATTATTGTTAAATGCTTCAGTAATTGGAATAAATAATAGAGACTTAAAAAATCTTTCTATTAATATAAATAATACAAGAATATTAGCTCCATTAATTCCTAAAAATAAAATTATTATTTGTGAATCAGGAATTGATAGTTATAAAAGTATTCGTTCTTTACGTAGTACAGTAAATGGTTTTTTAGTAGGAACACATTTAATGCGTTCTAAAAATTTAGAATTTTCTACTCGAAAATTAATTTATGGCGATAATAAAATTTGCGGTTTAACAAAAAATAAAGATGCACATATCGCAGATAAATCCGGTTGTATATATGGAGGATTAATTTTTGTCCCTGAATCACCTAGATATATTAACGATCAAATGTGTGAAAAAATTATTATGAATAATTTGTTACGATATATCGGTGTTTTTTGTAATGAAGAAGATAAAAATATTCTTATAAAAGTTAATAAGTTTAATTTATATGGAGTTCAATTACATGGAGGAGAAAATCAAGAATTTATTAGAAGATTAAAAATCTTATTACCAAAGCATGTGCATATTTGGAAATCTATTTCAATGAATAAAAACACAATAATAAATAATATTGTCTATATTAATCGTTATTTATTAGATAATAAAAAAGGTGGAACCGGAAAAACATTTGATTGGAATTTAATTAAAAAAGTTAATACATCGAATATGATGTTATCAGGAGGATTAAATTTAAAAAATTGTTTTTTAGCATCTACATTAGGTTTTCGTGGACTAGATTTTAATTCAGGATTAGAAATATCACCAGGAATTAAAGATCCTAAAAAAATTATATCAGCATTTAAAATATTGAGATATTTTCCTAAAAATAAAAATTTATCAAACTAA